In the Lascolabacillus massiliensis genome, one interval contains:
- a CDS encoding nuclear transport factor 2 family protein has protein sequence MKTTIIGIILFVFSVQGLFAQTVTENFSDAEKEIIRLSKDKWQWMADKDVDKLSALFHEKAEFVHMGGNWNTERELQIIKSGGIWYKKADVHNVSVNIIDNTAILLNRIDLLAVVGGNEVTNPFIVTEVYIQQNGTWKLGSLSFTRVMTRDNN, from the coding sequence ATGAAAACAACAATCATCGGAATTATTCTATTCGTTTTTAGTGTGCAGGGATTATTTGCACAAACCGTAACGGAAAACTTCTCTGATGCTGAGAAGGAAATCATCCGGCTTTCTAAAGATAAATGGCAGTGGATGGCAGACAAAGATGTGGATAAGTTGTCAGCGCTTTTTCACGAGAAAGCCGAATTCGTACATATGGGTGGAAACTGGAATACCGAAAGGGAACTTCAAATCATCAAAAGCGGCGGCATTTGGTATAAAAAAGCTGACGTTCACAACGTATCCGTAAATATCATTGACAACACGGCCATTCTTTTAAACCGGATAGACTTGTTGGCCGTTGTCGGGGGAAATGAAGTAACTAATCCTTTTATAGTTACAGAAGTATATATTCAACAAAACGGAACCTGGAAACTGGGATCTCTTTCGTTTACCAGAGTGATGACTCGCGATAACAACTAA
- a CDS encoding carboxylesterase/lipase family protein, translated as MITNNHYYTSMKAIVLFLVFVLCCSFSPGTNNNIPATVHEPTVRIQSGVLRGTTEDGVDSYKGIPYAAPPVGEFRWRPPQPVTPWEGIRDASKFGPNCAQAGWETPPGTIAEGSSEDCLYLNVWVPSGTKSGTKLPVMVWIHGGGFVGGSGSGTTGNQFAKQGVILMTFNYRLGRLGHFAFPALSAEHPEEPKGSYAYMDQIAALKWVQDNIAAFGGDPENVTIFGFSAGGVSVHSLLTIPAARGLFHKAISESGGGRDGVLTGRPIKQENADPFYTVSAETIGINFAKKHGIEGTDAAALAKLRALKVEDIVDGGQETDGQGGPRTYSGPILDGKLVVETAESAYNAGRQAKVPLIIGNCSAEIGGSFVNNSHSKEELFSLFGELKSEAEAAFDPDGTKEFAEVITTFNTDWVWGEPARMVARSFAAEKEPVYVYHFDYVSPAMRVRARYGAGHGSEVGYVFDTLNERRDALEPSPEEKELSRMMNTYWTNFAKTGNPNGENLPVWPLYNTQKEEILDIEPDGKPIGKFDPRKARLDVIEKTSQIRDRLQSRGI; from the coding sequence ATGATTACAAACAACCATTACTATACAAGTATGAAGGCAATCGTATTATTTTTAGTTTTTGTACTGTGTTGCAGTTTCTCACCAGGAACTAACAATAATATTCCTGCGACTGTGCATGAACCAACTGTACGGATTCAGTCAGGAGTACTGCGCGGTACAACCGAAGATGGGGTTGACAGTTATAAAGGAATTCCGTACGCAGCTCCCCCTGTTGGCGAATTCCGATGGAGACCGCCTCAACCCGTAACACCATGGGAAGGAATAAGGGATGCAAGCAAATTTGGTCCCAATTGTGCACAAGCAGGATGGGAAACACCTCCGGGTACCATTGCGGAAGGCTCATCCGAAGATTGTCTATACCTGAATGTATGGGTACCTTCAGGTACTAAATCTGGGACAAAACTCCCTGTGATGGTTTGGATACACGGGGGCGGATTTGTAGGAGGCAGCGGTTCGGGAACCACCGGGAATCAATTTGCAAAACAGGGTGTTATCCTTATGACTTTCAATTACCGCCTCGGGCGTTTGGGGCATTTCGCATTCCCCGCATTAAGTGCCGAACATCCTGAAGAACCAAAAGGCAGCTATGCCTACATGGATCAGATTGCAGCGCTTAAATGGGTTCAGGATAATATTGCAGCTTTTGGCGGTGACCCTGAAAATGTCACGATTTTCGGTTTTTCGGCTGGAGGCGTATCCGTTCATTCATTGCTTACCATACCTGCTGCACGAGGACTTTTCCACAAAGCAATCAGTGAATCGGGCGGTGGTAGAGACGGCGTTTTAACCGGCAGGCCTATTAAGCAGGAAAATGCAGACCCTTTTTATACCGTTTCTGCAGAAACAATTGGAATAAATTTCGCGAAGAAGCATGGGATTGAAGGAACAGATGCCGCTGCATTAGCTAAACTTCGGGCACTTAAGGTGGAAGATATTGTTGACGGAGGTCAAGAAACAGACGGTCAAGGAGGCCCGCGGACATATTCGGGTCCGATTCTCGATGGCAAACTGGTTGTTGAAACAGCTGAAAGTGCTTACAATGCAGGAAGGCAGGCAAAAGTTCCGCTCATCATTGGAAATTGCAGTGCAGAAATCGGTGGTAGCTTTGTAAATAATAGCCACTCAAAGGAGGAACTATTTTCACTTTTTGGAGAATTGAAGAGCGAAGCCGAAGCTGCTTTCGATCCTGATGGTACTAAAGAATTTGCAGAAGTTATTACAACGTTCAACACCGATTGGGTCTGGGGTGAACCTGCCAGGATGGTGGCGAGGTCGTTTGCAGCCGAAAAAGAACCGGTTTACGTCTATCATTTTGACTATGTTTCTCCCGCGATGAGAGTACGAGCACGATACGGTGCCGGACACGGTTCAGAGGTAGGTTATGTATTTGATACGCTGAATGAACGTAGAGATGCTCTCGAACCGTCCCCGGAAGAAAAAGAATTATCAAGAATGATGAATACTTATTGGACAAATTTCGCCAAAACTGGCAATCCAAATGGCGAAAATCTGCCTGTTTGGCCTCTTTACAATACACAAAAAGAAGAAATATTGGACATTGAGCCTGATGGTAAACCTATCGGAAAGTTTGATCCACGTAAAGCGAGATTAGATGTGATTGAAAAAACGTCCCAAATAAGAGACCGTTTACAATCTCGCGGTATTTAA